A segment of the Anaerolineae bacterium genome:
TCTTCCTGTCTTACCAGCAGCGCATACAGGGCTGGAGCGGTGTGCCAGTCGTTGGCATGCACAACGTCGGGTTGCCAGCCAATGGCTTGAATGAATTCGAGACATGCCAGCGAAAAAAAAGTAAACTTTAATCCGTCAAAACCGGCATCTGCAGAATAGACCGGTGCCTCCCGCGTAAAAGGGGTGCCGCTAATAAAGTAAGTCTTGACGGGTGTATGCTCGACTTCATAAACCTGAGCCTGGAGGGGTTGAGGATAATGAGGAATTTGCAGGGCTGCGAGAAATTTTAGCGGAGGAGGTTGCTGTTGAATCGCTCCATGGAAAGGAATAGCTACTCGAATGTCGAATTCGTTTGAGTGAGATATTTCCTGTAAGGCATGGGGCAGTGAACCGGCTACATCCCCCAATCCGCCGACTTTGACGTATGGCTCTGCTTCGGCTGCTAAATAAAATACCTTCATCATCCTATTCGCTGCAAGTGTTTCCTGTATTTTACCCTACCTCTCACTCAGATAAGTCCAACTTCTTACAGTTTTGCAGGGAATTTCATCCCCTAAAAACGGTATAATCAGGCGCGATTTTTCTCAAAGAAAGTTTTAAGATGGCAAAACGTTATCTTTGTGTTCATGCTCATTTCTACCAACCTCCGCGCGAAGACCCGCGCACCGGTCAGATTCCCATTGAGCCGGGGGCTGCTCCTTATCCAAATTGGAATGAAAGAATATATCAGGAATGTTACCGTCCCAATGCTGAATTGAACAATTACGAGCGCATCAGTTTTAATGTAGGTGCGACATTATTCGAATGGCTGGCAGCGGAACATCCAGATACCCTTGCGGAGATTGCGAATGCGGATCGGCGCCTGGTGACTCGCCATGGGGTTGGGAATGCCATGGCGATGCCTTACCATCATACGATCCTGCCTTTGGCTACCGACTTAGACAAGATCACCCAGGTGCGCTGGGGCATCATGGATTTTGAAGCCCGTTTTGGACGTAAACCGGTTGGGATGTGGCTGCCAGAAACCGCCGTGGATGATGCCACGCTGGTCGTTCTCGCCGATCACGGGATTCGCTTTACCATCCTGGCACCCTGGCAGGCCCGGAAAAAGCACCTTGATGTCACGCAGCCCTACCGGGTAGCGTTACCCCAGGGAAAGTCTATCATCGTCTTTTTCTATCATGCGGGTCTGAGTGGTGGAATCAGCTTTAACCCTCCGCTGACAGTCAACGCGGACCACTTTGTGACGGATTGTTTGCTTCCGGTTTATCAGAGTGAGGGTGCAAAGAGGGCAAAAGCCAGGTTGATCCTGTTAGCCTCAGATGGTGAATTATACGGTCACCATCAACCCCTCCGTCAGTATTTTCTTCAAAGGCTGCTTACCGACTCCTGTCACATGAACGATATTGAGGTAACCTATCCGGCGAAGTGGTTGCAGGACTACCCGGTTACCAGGACAGTTCATCTAAAACAACGCACTTCCTGGAGTTGCCATCATGGGGTTGCTCGCTGGTCAACTGGTTGTGCATGTACGAGTTTGGATTCAAGCTGGAAGAAAGCTCTGCGATCTGCTCTGGATCAGATAGCGGCTGAAATTGATCAGATTTATTATGACATTGCCTCGAAGCTGGCTGAGGATGTATGGGAATTACGCCATGCGTACATTAAAGTCGTTTTGGGGCAGGTCTCGCTGGCTGCTTACCTTCGTCAAATGACCGGCAAGTCCTTGAGTTCTGCCGATCATCAAACGCTGCTGCAATTACTCGAAGCACAATTCGAGCGTCAGCGTATGTTTGCTTCTTGCGGCTGGTTTTTTGAAGATTTCGACCGCATTGAACCTCGCAACGCCGTTGCCTACGCTGCCCATGCAGTCCGCCTGACTGAGTTAGCCAGCGGAATTGATCTTTCTCACTTCGCCCGCCAAAGGTTGAAAAAAGTCGTTAGCCCGACGAGCGGTTTACGCGGTGATCAGGTTTTCGATCAGTTCCGATAACTCTGCTGATCGAACATGATCGTTTGACCAAAAAAGATCTTTCATCAAGGTCTAAAGGGACTTATCAGGCAGTCGCCCTTGTGTTCAGGTTTTCCCCCTTACACCAGTTCGCATAATTGCAAAAATTCACGAAGCTGATAGCGGCTGAGTTGCGCTTTGTGTTTCAGATCGTTGATAAAAGGTTCGAGAACGGCGAGCAGCGGCTGGCTATCTTCGGATTTTATACAGCGCCAGGTGATGAGGGCGGCAATGCCGAACAGGTCGAGCCATTCTTCAAAAGCTTCTTTGACAAACCAGTCCGTTCCCTGGTAATGATTGATACCGATAAACTGGCGGAAAGAGCCATCGCTAAACCAGAGGGCAAGGTTTTTTTCTGTGGAGAGATCGCCTTTCTCGTCCATCTGGAGAGGGTATTTGAGCAAAACTTGAATAGCCAGCAGGGCACGCTGGATTTCGGTTTCGGTTAGCATCATCCCGCGCAAGGCTTCATCCAGAAGGTTTTCCAATTTCCACTCCCGAAACCATTGCCAGCTAAGCTGAAAGGCTTTTTGGGATTCGCTCTCTTGCAAATGACCTAATGGGGCGAGGAACAACCAACCGAGTAGCGTTGACCAGACGTAACTATCACCCTGGCAGAGTTTCTCAACCGTTGGACTTTGCCTCGGGAGTCGCACTGGGGACAGAAGAGTCTGACAGGCGCAGGCAAGATCAACCTGCAGACGGTCGATGGCGAGCGGCTTGGCGAGATAATTTTCGACGTTTTGTCCGATCATTGCCCC
Coding sequences within it:
- a CDS encoding Alpha-amylase/alpha-mannosidase, encoding MAKRYLCVHAHFYQPPREDPRTGQIPIEPGAAPYPNWNERIYQECYRPNAELNNYERISFNVGATLFEWLAAEHPDTLAEIANADRRLVTRHGVGNAMAMPYHHTILPLATDLDKITQVRWGIMDFEARFGRKPVGMWLPETAVDDATLVVLADHGIRFTILAPWQARKKHLDVTQPYRVALPQGKSIIVFFYHAGLSGGISFNPPLTVNADHFVTDCLLPVYQSEGAKRAKARLILLASDGELYGHHQPLRQYFLQRLLTDSCHMNDIEVTYPAKWLQDYPVTRTVHLKQRTSWSCHHGVARWSTGCACTSLDSSWKKALRSALDQIAAEIDQIYYDIASKLAEDVWELRHAYIKVVLGQVSLAAYLRQMTGKSLSSADHQTLLQLLEAQFERQRMFASCGWFFEDFDRIEPRNAVAYAAHAVRLTELASGIDLSHFARQRLKKVVSPTSGLRGDQVFDQFR